The region agtataaaaaacaCATCTTTATTGCACTTTtatttcatgtgctaaatttaatatatgctaaattttgtgccaaatttgttagaaaatttagcattttccaaattttttttatctaaattatttacagatttaccatcaataatgataatcacttataaaattataaatttagcatttagtttagcattttgcaatggagtgaattttaataatatgtgctatatatagcattttatcttattttatgctaaaaatagtataaaaaatacaatatgcaatggagatttaaaaaaaattgacatatgctaaattttctaataaatttgaCATAAAGATTAGCATATGATATTACTTTGGTTAAGCAGCTCAAGATATGTGGGCTTTTCATGTTGGCTTAATTCTGTAACCGGCCCAAACTGTATCTCTCTCCAATTCCGTCCGCCTCACAAAGCTCCACCCTAATTTCTCCGCTTTCCTACCGGCATTAACTCCATCGTCGATGCAAcggatttcatttttttcatttgagtTTTTCATTTCGCTGTATGCAATTTATCATGAATTTAAGAGGCATTTCAGCTATCAAATCAAATTTCTGTACCCGTCCATTAATTCTCCGTTTAAATTGCACGCCGTCACTCCATCGCCAGAATCAAACACTCCCACAAATACAGAACCAGCAGGAACAAGAACCTCCGAGTCAGAATCAAATCAACTCGGTTTTTTCTATTCTCTCTAACTCATTTCTCAACTCAACCCAAACTGAAAAACTTTTACTCCAATTATCTTCTCAGGATTttgattattgttttcttgcagTTTTATCAAACCCTAATAAGAAAAATCTGGACCCAATTACTGCTCTGGATTTCTTTCGTTTTGCTTCTAAGAATTGTAATTTTCATTTCACTGTACGTTCTTGTTGCCTTTTAATTCGATTGCTGCTTACTTCTAATCGTTTATCATGTGCACGATCACGTTTGATTCGTTTGATTGATGGGCGGTTACCCGTTTTATATGAGAATAATTTGCAGAGGAGACATTTTGAGATTGGTGCGGTAATTTCTGATTTGGGTTTAGTTTTTGAACCGGTTGGTAATGTTAGATTAGTGGATTTATTGATACATGTTTATAGTACAGAGTTTAAGCATCTGGGTTTTGGTGTTACTGTTGAATTGTTTAGTTTACTAGGGGATAAGGGTTTGTTTCCGTCTCCTAAGATTTGCAATTTATTGTTGAGTTCTTTAATTAAAGATAATGAGATTAAGTTGAGCTATCGAGTGTTTGATGTTATGCGGAATGGTGGTCTTACGTTGGATGTTTACTTGTTTACTACTATGATTAATGCCTTTTGTGTTGGAGGTAGAGTGGAGGATGCGATCGGTTTGTTTCGTGAAATGGAAAAAACGGGCGTTGCTCCGAATGTTATTAGTTATACTAATATTATACATGGGTTATGTAATAGTGGGAGAATAGAGGAGGCGTTTCAGTTTAAAGAGAAGATGGTGAAAGGGAAAGTGAAAGCAAATCTTGTAACTTATAGTGTTCTTCTTAagagtttaattaaattgaaaagattTGATGAAGCTAATGGTATGCTGAAGGAAATGTGTGACCGAGGTTTTTCGCCGAACAAAGTTGTGTATAGCACATTAATCGATGGATATTGTAAAGCGAATAAAGTTGAGGAGGCTGAGAAGCTGTTCGCAGAGATGGTTTCTATGAAAATAGAGCTAGATTCCGTTGTTTACAATACACTTATCCGAGCTTACTGTAAAATTGGGAATGTGATGGAAGCCTTTAGACTTCGGGATGACATGAGAAGTAGAGGCATTCCACAAACATTTGTTACGTATTCTTCTCTTATACATGGATCTTCTAACAGTGGCTTTGTTGACCGTGCAAATGAACTTCTTGATGAAATGCGAAAGGAGGGATTGTTACCGAATGTTTTTTGCTATACCGCCCTTATTGGTGGTTACTGTAAGCTAGGGCAGATGCATGAAGTCGAGAATGTTCTGAACGAAATGTCTTTGAACAGTGTATCTCCTAATAAAATTACCTACACTGTAATGATAATGGGATATTGCAAATTGGGAAACATGAAAGAAGCAGTTAAGCTTCTGAATGAGATGAATCAAAAAGGAATTGTCCCGGATGATATAACTTATGATGTCATCAAAACTGGGTTTCTCAAAGAAGGTGAAATAAGCTTTTCAAGTTCATGATTTATGTCTGCCAAGAAACTTTTGCAGCAAGTTACCTCTCGTATAGTGCACGTAAAGAGGTTGATTCTCTGTGAAGCCTCTTGTTTTTCTTATTGATTTATGTAAGTAGCTAAACTCATTTGTTTTTCTGTGGTCTTCACATGTGTCAATTATTCTGATCTTGAAATCCTCTATTTCAAGCTAACACtaagttttttgttttgttcattATGGCAATTGAATTGCAGTGTTGCAAAATACATAGTTTATTTCATACGAGCAACATGAGCTCGTGTCTACGAAACAGGGAGGTTTATTTATAGAGCAAGGTAAAAATTAAGTATTCATCTGCCGAGTAAACCATACCACTGTACCACCCAAGGCTTCAGTTCCGTTGATTTCAAGGTCTACTCTCTAACGTCAAGAATTGACAAGTCGACATGATAAGGTAGGTATAATATGTCGCAGTTTCATCATGAGTGTATGTTATATGATGTGGGTTTGTTCattgttgttgtttttcatGAGTGTATTTTATATGATGTGGGTTTGTTGTAGTTTTTcattatttagaattatgtCTACTGGAAATGCACACATGCCACCAGTTGCCTGTAAGAATAATTTATGAACTCCGGTATGAACTCCGTAATAAGTCTTTAAACGTATGATTTAGTGACCATCATATCTCTGGCATTTTACTTTAGTTGGTCGAATAACATTAATCACTTATTATCGGTCTTTATTGAATTTTCTGTCAATTGAATAGAATATGTATTGATTATTGGTTTTTGATGCTGatcattttttcttttgttgGAAATTAACTAATGGAGATAATAGACATGCCTTGCAGGGAAAGATGGCACCGACCACAGGTCTATGGACTCTTGAAGAACTGCACTTTTGCTGAGTTCGTCTTGACTAGGTGAACAAATTCGACAGACAATTTTATGTTTATCTTCTTTACTCATATTAATTTTTCCACCATTCAAATTTTCGCCATCGCGGGCATTGTTTTGTGTACATGAAAGAAGGGGGTAGCATTAATTCCACAAATGAAGCCGGTGCTTTACTCGCTTAGGTACATAGATTTTTCTCTGAGTTTCAGAGCTGCCCTTGGATACATATAGAGTCTTAGCTTCTGGCGGTACTCTTTGAGTCATCAAATAATTGTACATCCATCAGATTATTTCCTTATGAAACACTTGATTCTGGTAGAAATGGAATTATTCTAAAATTGTTTCATCcacttaaaattatttttattgtgtGGAAAAAACAACGGAAGAATTGAAAATGGCACATGCTGCTTGTCATCGTAACCTTAAATCATGGCATAACTATTTGGATTCCTGTACAGTACTAACGATTGAATCTATACTAAAAAGGCTTATTTTGGATCCTTGCACTATCAATTACAAATACTTTGAGTCCCTCCATTTATTGTCATTATAGATGAACTCGATGTGTTTTCTTCAATGGAAATGGACGAAATGACTTAATTTGGATGAAATTGATAGAGTGAGGGCCCAATGCGGATGTTTTCTAGTACATGATCCTTAAAAACGTGATAGTGTGTAGGTATCCATATATGCATTACGCCTTAAATCATTCTTCAAGATTGGAGGCAGAGGAATCTGCCCAGTAACCGATAAATTATGATTCATAACTGGTGGGGAAGGAGAGTTGATTTTCGCTCGTAACTGTTCTGCTCACTACCATCTTTAGTATTTCTCAAAAGAAAAAGGACAAAATACTTACAGCTGTGTTTAAATTATAatccattatttttatttaaaaattaatctcatatatataaaagcacggatgggggggggggacaggcaaatttacggaataaccctttttaatctatattaaataacggttttatagtcattaataaattaattataataattaattactaaaaaattattatatttagagttttagttaaaataaaattgtatcatgATAGAGGAATATTAATTGAGTatagaaaaaatagctaatctttttcaaattaataggaatatcaATCTTTTAGTTTGACTACACTAGCAACACAATTAATATTATCCAAATCTTTgttagttatgtgtaaatttacaaaaaaaaattaatttgatttttttaattttgttttaaaatgataatacaTGAATTGACGAgccacgttacgagccacgtgcgtagcacgcaAAGCGAGACTAGTTAGCAAAAACAACTGGTAATTTGTGCGCGCCAATGATAATTTCTTTTATGTTAAATCAAATTGACATGATAGTTAGCAaatctaatatttatttttgatcttACTAATTCtccatttaattagtttaatatactcttaaaaaataaacactaaTTGAAGAAAATATAATTCCAtacactaaaataataaattcataaaaattgaCTAAATCCACAGCAATTATGAGATTATTTCTTAGAAATAACAATAAAAGTGCAATCTAGGGAGCAAACTGGCAGATgtagtaattaattagtaaggtaaaaaaataaataagcagAAGAAGCATCTACTCTCACATTAAAGAAGAATTATGCAACGTTACTTATTCATTCACCAAAGAagctaacaaaaaaaaaactagaactCCTTGACATTTTAACAGAAGTTACTTCGTTTGCTAGACATTTTATACTGTGCATATAAATATGCAATGCAGGACGCAAACCAACAGGTGAATTGATTCCAGACTACGTCGCTTGCATCACTTGCCTCCTCGTAGAAGATCACTTAAAATTGCAGTTTAGTAGCCCGGTTTGACCCATATAGCATCAGCAATCTCTCTGTGATAAGAGAAAAAAATGAGAGAAGATTAAAACATTCCGCAAAACATCGTTCAGTTAAGAAAGAGACATAACTATCCGTTATGCTACTGAAACGTGTGTTATGAATGGTCCAGTTTCTCAACCTGTATATGGTGAACTTCAGTCGCCCTGGTAACATGTGAAGGTGAATCCAACCTTGCAACACTTGCTGTTTCCTCGTTGAATCTGTCAGCTGTCTGAGCACTAATGTTTTCATGCATGTTTTTTCCCATTACAGAGATGTTGGATGGTGTTCCTGCCCTACAGCCCGAAACAGGAGAGGAAGCTCCGTTTCTTTTTGGGGTAAGATCTAAACGCTCAATCATTCGTGTGACACCAGCAATTCCTGCACTCATCTCTCGCTGCACCCCTTTGCTGAGCTCCTTAACTGAATTATTACGTGCAGCTATCTTCTCTTTTATATCTCGAGTACTTTTAGAGATGGATTCCTTGTACCTGCACCAGCACAGCAATAAATTTTAGATTAGGAGGAAGAAAATCAGCCCTGAACATACCAACTTGGCAACTTTATGCACATCTACCTGGCTGAAGCAGCAACCAATTTTGATTTGATAGAATCTGAGAAAGATGACCCCCGGGTTGGTGTTTGTGGTGCATCATGTGATTGCAGTCTGAATAAAACCCTGAATTATGAATCACCAAGAAATAAGGTGGAAAACTATGCATACAGAGAGTGATTATCGAGACAACACTGCAAGTGGAAGCTACTCCACTATACTTATGTTTAAAAACAGAGGCCCGATGATGCCACCAGGATTGAGAAAATCAGAAGCATTTAGCTATCTTACAGTAAGAAAGAAAATAAGCTGCAGTTATTTCATTTTCAAGACTAACAGCACTTGTGAGCACAATATGAATTACAAGAACAAAAACTGATCCTACCGGGCTGCAATGATATGTAAATCATGACTTGCAAATTTAGGGTCATACCTCGGTTTGGAAGGAATATCTCTGCTGACCGCAGTGTCCAAAGATGGCAGAGGTTGCGATGCCATGAGAGGAGTTCCTGAATTACACCCTGATATGTCTTGATATTCTACTTGAAACTCCGCAGAGGCCTGCGTTTGCTGAGCACTATGAGCATTCACAGGCGAGGGAAAG is a window of Mercurialis annua linkage group LG2, ddMerAnnu1.2, whole genome shotgun sequence DNA encoding:
- the LOC126670358 gene encoding E3 ubiquitin-protein ligase RHF1A isoform X2, with product MSVTFSSSSVTDCPIFPAASVSAAPLAAAGGSGGCSSSEAALDYCFDDNCSICLEPFTSLNPSTVTSCKHEYHLQCILEWSQRSKECPICWQLLSLKEPGCQELLAAVETERRLRSRNSSSAAATSSSLAHVHEDLDVEQDSFSDDSDFDERVMQHLAAVASRAHNFRRRERQISSTRDPSQGLIFPSPVNAHSAQQTQASAEFQVEYQDISGCNSGTPLMASQPLPSLDTAVSRDIPSKPRLQSHDAPQTPTRGSSFSDSIKSKLVAASARYKESISKSTRDIKEKIAARNNSVKELSKGVQREMSAGIAGVTRMIERLDLTPKRNGASSPVSGCRAGTPSNISVMGKNMHENISAQTADRFNEETASVARLDSPSHVTRATEVHHIQRDC
- the LOC126670149 gene encoding pentatricopeptide repeat-containing protein At4g19440, chloroplastic-like; amino-acid sequence: MQFIMNLRGISAIKSNFCTRPLILRLNCTPSLHRQNQTLPQIQNQQEQEPPSQNQINSVFSILSNSFLNSTQTEKLLLQLSSQDFDYCFLAVLSNPNKKNLDPITALDFFRFASKNCNFHFTVRSCCLLIRLLLTSNRLSCARSRLIRLIDGRLPVLYENNLQRRHFEIGAVISDLGLVFEPVGNVRLVDLLIHVYSTEFKHLGFGVTVELFSLLGDKGLFPSPKICNLLLSSLIKDNEIKLSYRVFDVMRNGGLTLDVYLFTTMINAFCVGGRVEDAIGLFREMEKTGVAPNVISYTNIIHGLCNSGRIEEAFQFKEKMVKGKVKANLVTYSVLLKSLIKLKRFDEANGMLKEMCDRGFSPNKVVYSTLIDGYCKANKVEEAEKLFAEMVSMKIELDSVVYNTLIRAYCKIGNVMEAFRLRDDMRSRGIPQTFVTYSSLIHGSSNSGFVDRANELLDEMRKEGLLPNVFCYTALIGGYCKLGQMHEVENVLNEMSLNSVSPNKITYTVMIMGYCKLGNMKEAVKLLNEMNQKGIVPDDITYDVIKTGFLKEGEISFSSS
- the LOC126670358 gene encoding E3 ubiquitin-protein ligase RHF1A isoform X1, with the translated sequence MSVTFSSSSVTDCPIFPAASVSAAPLAAAGGSGGCSSSEAALDYCFDDNCSICLEPFTSLNPSTVTSCKHEYHLQCILEWSQRSKECPICWQLLSLKEPGCQELLAAVETERRLRSRNSSSAAATSSSLAHVHEDLDVEQDSFSDDSDFDERVMQHLAAVASRAHNFRRRERQISSTRDPSQGLIFPSPVNAHSAQQTQASAEFQVEYQDISGCNSGTPLMASQPLPSLDTAVSRDIPSKPRVLFRLQSHDAPQTPTRGSSFSDSIKSKLVAASARYKESISKSTRDIKEKIAARNNSVKELSKGVQREMSAGIAGVTRMIERLDLTPKRNGASSPVSGCRAGTPSNISVMGKNMHENISAQTADRFNEETASVARLDSPSHVTRATEVHHIQRDC